A single Lolium perenne isolate Kyuss_39 chromosome 6, Kyuss_2.0, whole genome shotgun sequence DNA region contains:
- the LOC127344961 gene encoding high mobility group B protein 6, with amino-acid sequence MATVAAAGRKRSPRGRKPLAAVLDNDVNISAGKADAAAALLSPPQKAKRAGSRRGKLAAAAVQADEPMGTSPAQALDIDAADVSAGNVEPAPASTQKAKRAPSKGGRGKAAAAPSMADELTELQGMMEKLRLEKEKAEEMVRERDEVIRKKEEEIESKGKQQERLQAELKKMQRIKEFKPTMNFPMVQSLLDKDQEGDDKGKKKKNKGKGKAGNERKKPAPAYVLWCKDQWAEIKKESSDADFKEVGNALGAKWKTLTAEEKQPYEERYRQEKEAYLQVVGQEKREAEAMKLLEEEQMRWTAKELLEQYLKFRQEAEEGDSKKNGKKKSKKEKDPSRPKQPMSAYFVYSQERRAALVAEKKNVPEIGKITGGEWKSMTEAQKAPYEDVARKQKEEYQKQMEVYKKNKLQESESLEKEEDEQKKILKHEALQLLKKKEKADNIIKKTKEKRLKKKQENADPNRPKKPASSFLLFSKEARKQLTEERPGVNNSTLNALISVKWKELSGTEKKAWTDKAALGMAVYKTELEEYTKAHSSSPSSSP; translated from the exons ATGGCGACCGTGGCGGCGGCCGGGAGGAAGAGGAGCCCTCGGGGCCGCAAGCCCCTCGCGGCGGTGCTCGACAACGACGTCAACATCTCCGCCGGGAAGGCCGACGCCGCCGCTGCCCTCCTCTCGCCGCCGCAGAAGGCGAAGCGGGCGGGTTCCAGGAGGGGCAAGCTGGCAGCGGCGGCGGTGCAGGCCGACGAGCCGATGGGGACGTCTCCCGCCCAGGCGCTTGACATCGACGCCGCCGATGTGTCCGCTGGGAACGTTGAACCCGCACCCGCCTCGACGCAGAAGGCGAAGAGGGCTCCGTCCAAGGGCGGCAGGggaaaggcggcggcggcgccgtcgaTGGCCGACGAGCTGACGGAGCTGCAGGGCATGATGGAGAAGCTGCGGCTGGAGAAGGAGAAGGCGGAGGAGATGGTCCGGGAGCGGGACGAGGTGATccggaagaaggaggaggagatcGAGTCCAAGGGCAAGCAGCAGGAGCGCCTCCAGGCGGAACTCAAGAAGATGCAGCGCATCAAGGAGTTCAAGCCCACCATG AACTTCCCAATGGTCCAGTCTCTGCTGGACAAGGACCAGGAAGGGGATGACAagggcaagaagaagaagaataaggggaaggggaaggctgGAAACGAGAGGAAGAAGCCAGCGCCGGCATATGTCCTGTGGTGCAAAGACCAGTGGGCCGAG ATCAAGAAGGAGAGCTCGGATGCAGACTTCAAGGAGGTGGGGAACGCTCTGGGCGCCAAATGGAAGACCCTCACTGCTGAGGAGAAGCAGCCGTACGAGGAGAGGTACCGGCAGGAGAAGGAGGCGTACCTGCAGGTGGTTGGTCAGGAGAAGCGTGAGGCGGAGGCGATGAAGCTGCTCGAGGAGGAGCAGATGCGCTGGACGGCCAAGGAGTTGCTCGAGCAGTACCTCAAGTTCAGACAGGAGGCTGAGGAGGGCGACAGCAAGAAGAATggcaagaagaagagcaagaAGGAGAAGGACCCCTCCAGGCCCAAGCAGCCCATGTCGGCTTACTTCGTGTACTCGCAGGAGAGGCGTGCTGCGCTGGTAGCCGAGAAGAAGAATGTGCCCGAG ATTGGTAAGATCACTGGAGGGGAGTGGAAGAGCATGACGGAGGCTCAGAAGGCTCCCTACGAGGACGTAGCGAGGAAGCAGAAGGAAGAGTATCAAAAGCAGATGGAGGTGTACAAGAAGAATAAGCTTCAGGAAAGTGAGAGCTTGGAGAAGGAAGAGGATGAGCAGAAGAAGATCCTCAAGCACGAGGCTCTGCAGCTtctcaagaagaaggagaaggcagACAACATAATCAAG AAAACCAAGGAAAAGCGTCTGAAGAAGAAGCAGGAGAACGCTGACCCGAACAGGCCCAAGAAGCCTGCCTCTTCCTTCCTGCTCTTCAGCAAGGAGGCGAGGAAGCAGCTAACGGAGGAGCGCCCTGGTGTGAACAACTCCACGCTCAACGCGCTCATCtcggtgaagtggaaggagcTGAGTGGCACGGAGAAGAAGGCATGGACGGATAAGGCGGCCCTAGGGATGGCAGTGTACAAGACGGAGCTGGAGGAGTACACCAAAGCTCACagctcctccccctcctcctcaccTTGA